The following proteins are co-located in the Pyricularia oryzae 70-15 chromosome 1, whole genome shotgun sequence genome:
- a CDS encoding WD repeat containing protein 5 translates to MASPSASPAVDTAPAEPPSKRRRVDGDDSNEEADRAASPETSAAHQELSIRTGRPGSRSRSGSPKEDDEARRSREKRSYSRTRSLRSRSRSRPTSRSRSRSHSRSRSTSRSTDRRRSRSRRDSSSRSRSRSRSRSESRSRSRSHTRYRSTGSSPTPAAESKPPERVQVRYKRRLELRGHSQPIAQVRISPNGRWIASASADGTARIWDAETGAHIDTLVGHMAGVSCLAWSPDSGTLATGSDDKAIRLWDRITAEPAHAVGTQDGDDDAERGRTHGGTRISGASGIGVGGGGGPARGTRRPLLGHHNYVYCLAFSPKGNILASGSYDEAVFLWDVRAGRLMRSLPAHSDPVSGIDFCRDGTLVVSCSTDGLIRIWDTATGQCLRTLVHEDNPAVTNVCFSPNGRYILAFNLDSCIRLWDYIAHPSKVKKTYQGHVNTGFSIGGCFGVVQDEEEEIEDEQQNGEDGDEDEDEQDRHPRRKQRQPKQQAFVASASEDGHIVLWDVKSKEVVQKIAAHDGVCFWVDVVGDTMVSAGKDARILVYRNTLNSRRQKTAVETNGVDGTKGMETGGGAEENGGPGVVNDDPREDEAPQVEN, encoded by the exons ATGGCCAGCCCCAGCGCTTCGCCCGCCGTCGACACGGCCCCCGCAGAGCCGCCATCAAAACGCCGGAGGGTGGACGGCGACGACAGCAATGAAGAAGCGGATCGTGCTGCCTCTCCCGAAACCAGTGCCGCGCACCAAGAATTATCGATACGTACCGGCAGGCCTGGCAGCAGGTCTCGATCAGGCAGTCCCAAAGAAGACGACGAAGCCAGGCGGTCTCGAGAGAAGCGGTCATACTCGAGAACGCGATCACTCCGCTCTCGGTCGAGGTCAAGACCGACATCCCGATCGCGATCCCGGTCTCACTCCCGCTCTCGATCCACCTCCCGCTCAACCGACCGCCGCCGCTCCCGGTCCAGGCGCGACAGCTCCTCCCGATCTCGGTCCCGGTCACGTTCACGCTCCGAATCGCGCTCGCGCTCTCGCTCTCACACACGCTACCGCTCGACTGGCTCCTCACCAACCCCAGCAGCCGAAAGCAAACCCCCGGAGCGGGTGCAAGTGCGTTACAAGCGCCGCCTGGAACTGCGCGGCCACTCGCAGCCCATCGCGCAGGTGCGTATCTCGCCCAACGGGCGCTGGATCgcatccgcctctgccgacgGCACCGCCCGCATATGGGATGCCGAGACGGGCGCGCACATCGACACTCTGGTCGGCCACATGGCCGGCGTGTCGTGTCTGGCCTGGAGCCCGGACTCGGGCACCCTCGCGACCGGGTCCGACGACAAGGCCATTCGCCTATGGGACCGCATCACGGCCGAGCCTGCACACGCTGTGGGAACCCAGGACGGGGATGATGATGCAGAGCGGGGCCGCACACACGGCGGCACCAGGATCTCGGGCGCGTCGGGGAtaggcgtcggcggcggaggaggcCCTGCGCGAGGAACTAGGCGGCCGCTGCTGGGTCATCACAACTACGTCTACTGTCTTGCGTTCTCGCCCAAGGGCAACATTCTTGCTAGCGGGAGCTACGACGAGGCTGTCTTCCTGTGGGACGTCCGGGCAGGTCGCCTGATGCGCAGTCTGCCGGCGCACAGTGACCCGGTGAGCGGCATAGATTTTTGCCGTGATGGCACTCTCGTTGTCAGCTGCTCAACAGACGGGCTAAT TCGTATATGGGATACTGCAACTGGCCAATGCCTACGCACTCTGGTTCACGAGGACAACCCCGCAGTCACCAATGTGTGCTTCTCTCCCAACGGCCGCTATATCCTGGCCTTCAACCTCGACAGTTGCATCCGCCTATGGGACTACATTGCGCATCCAAGCAAGGTCAAAAAGACGTATCAGGGCCACGTCAACACGGGCTTCAGCATCGGCGGTTGCTTCGGCGTGGTgcaggacgaggaggaggagattGAAGACGAGCAGCAAAATGGCGAGGATGGcgacgaagacgaagacgAGCAAGACAGACATCCGCGTCGGAAACAACGCCAACCGAAGCAGCAGGCATTTGTCGCCAGCGCCAGCGAGGATGGTCATATTGTGCTTTGGGATGTCAAGAGCAAGGAGGTTGTGCAAAAGATCGCGGCGCACGACGGCGTCTGCTTCTGGGTGGACGTTGTAGGGGACACCATGGTGAGCGCAGGGAAGGATGCACGCATTTTGGTCTATCGCAACACACTGAATTCGCGACGGCAGAAAACAGCGGTGGAGACTAACGGGGTGGACGGGACTAAGGGTATGGAAACTGGAGGCGGCGCCGAGGAGAACGGCGGGCCGGGCGTGGTCAACGACGACCCGAGGGAAGACGAGGCGCCACAAGTTGAAAACTAA